In Epinephelus moara isolate mb chromosome 20, YSFRI_EMoa_1.0, whole genome shotgun sequence, the genomic stretch AAACAGACTGACTCTAATATAAATTATGTCAagtaaattaacatttttttctttattcagaGACCATTATGTAGAAGGAAGAATGAGGGGTGCTGCGCCGAATAAGAAGATACCTGTTGCACCACAGAAAAACGATGTGTGAGTTGAAGTCATCAGTTACTCTACCTGTCACCTGCTCTGATATCTGCTGCCAAACTATTTCAGAAGTGTGATACCTGTTAATGacgtttttattattattttaacacctctatttttttcttttgtaggAAAAccaaaaagaacaaacaaaagagTAAGTATATCATGTTGCATATTTGCATAATTGACACTGTGTGAATGCATGTCCTTCAAAATATCAGTTAGCAGGTGTTTGCACAAGTGTGTTACCACTATTGTTACAACAGAAGCTGTGAATAGTCCAAACAATCAGAGTATAATTACAGTCATAGCAGGGTGTCACATTAACTTTGGCATTTATTCCTATTATGAGTGAAATAACAGTAAAGTAAGTTTCCGATCATGCAGCTCCTGGTGCAGGAGAAGGAACTAGTTCAGGAGGAGACCCGACCCACCCTCCACGGAAGAAGAGGGCACGAGTTGATCCAACAGTTGAGAGTGTAAGTTCATGAATCTGTTTTAGCAATTATTTTTCTGGTTGGTGGTTTCTTTAATTATTAGTTTAATGTCAAATGATACTACTGAGACATAAGTTAAATCCTCAGCAGCAGGGCTGTCCTGAACTCCAGTTTCGTTGCGCCATTGAGAAATATTTGAGAAAAATTAGCTTGGGGAGGCGGCATTTTCATAAGACTTCCGTTTTCAGTCGTTGCACCTGAAAAAATGTGACAATTAGCCACATTGTTAGCATGCAGGTTAGAGTAACATCAGCCATAATATCTAAAGAAGAAAATACTTTGTAAGACGGCTAAGCTGCTACAGTTCTCAGGTTATTTGCCATTTTTCTTTGGCTTGCCTGATACTGACACATCTTTTTGTGGGTCATACTTATAAATTTTGAAACTACTACAGACGCTTAACTTTTTCAACATATTGCTAGCATACCTGTAGGCCTGTCGTGGATCATCAAATTATCATAAAACAAGGGCTATCATTaagtttaaatgtccttgtATGAGAATAAATGATAATTGGTGTTGATAATTTATGGACTATTTGGAATTTTTGGGGTGATGGTATAGAAAAATGGAGCCTTGGAATACTGATTTTGACATCGATTACcatggcagtgatggaaacttCATAGCTTCAAAGCCCTCCTGTCAGCACTACTCTGTAGTTATAGCTGTATGAGGAAAACACTGAGATTTATGAAAGGTTTTGAGTGACATTAactgtgtaaacatgtttaaacgcTTCCTCTCAAGGCtccttttttaaatctgtttctgTCTGCTCAGGAGGAGACCTTCATAAATCGAGTGGAGGTTAAAGTAAAAATCCCAGAGGAGCTGAAACCATGGCTTGTGGATGACTGGGACCTCATTACAAGGCAAAAACAAGTCCGTAACCTCAGAGTTTACTGTCTTTTTTCACAGCATTTTATTCAACAATACATTAGAACATTTCCAGAGTTATTTATCTGCGTGTTTCTCTTTGTCCTTTTGTTTTACGTCTTCAGCTTTTCCACCTACCTGCCAAAAAGAACGTCGATGCAGTCCTTGAAGATTATGCAAACTACAAGAAATCAAGAGGAAACTCAGACAGCAAGTAAAAATACACATTGTTGCTTGTCATTTTCTCTGTCATGTTGCTTCCTCACACTTACTAAGCTGTTGTTGTCCAGTGCAAAAACATGACTTGCTTGTTTGCTCTGTGTGTCATAGAGATATAACTCGTTTTTTCTCCACTGCTCAGGGAGTTTGCTGTGAACGAGGTGGTTGCTGGTATCCGCGAATATTTCAATGTCATGCTGGGGACACAACTTCTCTACAAATTTGAGAGGCCGCAGTACGCAGACATCCTGGCCAACCACCCAGATACATCTATGTCTCAGATCTACGGCGCTCCTCACCTACTCAGACTCTTCGGTAAAAACACCAGTGCAACATTACTGTCTTGTTTATTACAGTGGAGATGGCTTTAATGCACTGGGACTTAAAAAATCTTTATGAGTCTGACTGTGAAGGTAATCACAGTCATAAAGTACAATGAGCAAAAATGAGGTATAAATCACCTGTGGATTCACCTCTTTGGTTGAGCCACACTAGCCCACGGAGGTCTGGGCCTTATGGGAAATTATATGCACTAAAGGCAGCTAAAAATCAGAAATATTATACAACAATATCAGTGTTTTTTGAAGGAGTACCTTCTTATCTAAACACATGAAGCGAGCCACACAACATACTATTGAGAAGGCTTTTTTTTCCAAGGCTGGATTTTTAGTTATTAGCAGTTTCACTTTGGCTCTTTATGTCATTATAGATAAAACTCTCAAACATCAATATCGGTATCTGCCTCAAGTGTAGGTCAGGCTACAGCAATAATAAGAAAAGCAGCCCCAAAGTGTTGCTCCTCctctacaaaaacaaaagactgaacatgtttgtgtccaagcttttaaaaatgttaacactGAACTGTAGCTGCTATATTGTTAGCATAAAACAACATAGGCTCTTTCTTACACACAGCACACCTGTTGCTGCTAGTATCTGACCAACACAGTTGTCATTTTTAAGGCCAGCGCCCACATTGTTTAAGTCCTTGCACCCATCTGTGCGTCCATGGGTGggtaggtcttaaaatgaggtgtggtcaggtgcattgttggcttattgctattttgaggcagcagaaagcgaCTGCAccactgaccaacaaaaacctgatcTGAAGTCAGAAAAGAAGAGAATAGTCCTGCTGTTTAAAGAGTGCATTGTTCTGATAGTAAGTTGCGCCTACATAGGCAGGTTCACATGTGTAGACTGTTGTAgaatgttcttttttcctaaacccaaccgtgtgtgtttgttgttgaaggaaaaaaaacatcaatttgcgttgctgtactgac encodes the following:
- the morf4l1 gene encoding mortality factor 4-like protein 1 isoform X2, coding for MAPKQDPKPKFQEGERVLCFHGPLLYEAKCVKINIKDKQIKYFIHYSGWNKNWDEWVPESRVLKYVDSNLQKQKELQRANQDHYVEGRMRGAAPNKKIPVAPQKNDVKTKKNKQKTPGAGEGTSSGGDPTHPPRKKRARVDPTVESEETFINRVEVKVKIPEELKPWLVDDWDLITRQKQLFHLPAKKNVDAVLEDYANYKKSRGNSDSKEFAVNEVVAGIREYFNVMLGTQLLYKFERPQYADILANHPDTSMSQIYGAPHLLRLFVRIGAMLAYTPLDEKSLALLLSYLQDFLKYLVKNSASLFNASDYEVAPPEYHRKAV
- the morf4l1 gene encoding mortality factor 4-like protein 1 isoform X1; the encoded protein is MAPKQDPKPKFQEGERVLCFHGPLLYEAKCVKINIKDKQIKYFIHYSGWNKNWDEWVPESRVLKYVDSNLQKQKELQRANQDHYVEGRMRGAAPNKKIPVAPQKNDVKTKKNKQKISDHAAPGAGEGTSSGGDPTHPPRKKRARVDPTVESEETFINRVEVKVKIPEELKPWLVDDWDLITRQKQLFHLPAKKNVDAVLEDYANYKKSRGNSDSKEFAVNEVVAGIREYFNVMLGTQLLYKFERPQYADILANHPDTSMSQIYGAPHLLRLFVRIGAMLAYTPLDEKSLALLLSYLQDFLKYLVKNSASLFNASDYEVAPPEYHRKAV